The DNA region TTTTGGAACTGAGTTAGTAGCAACAAATTTACTATTTATATTGTAATCGTAACCTTCACAATTGTAAATTTGAAAATGTAGCAATATCTTGTCTTGAAATAAATAGTTTAGTTTATTTATTAATAAACTTATATTTTCAGAGTGTTTTTCTAAATTTTGTCTTAATGAATTTGATATAGAATTATTATTCTGAATCGTCATAAACTCATTACCCTGAGCAATATTTAAAGGTCAATATGAAAATAACAAAAATTCATTTGACTTTTAAAGGTTAAAAATCAGTTTTTTTAAATATATGAATATTATAATAATTTAAAGCTTTTTTTACTTTTTTTGATTAACTATTCTGGAATATTTAAAACTATGTTATTCTATTTATAAAGATTAGCTTTAAAAAAATACTTAATAATTTGAATTTATTATTTTCAATAAGATAAATGGTATAACTCCTTGAATAAGATACTAACTTTGTATTAGATGTATAATGTGAGAATGGAATTTTAAAGCAACAACAACTAGTAAACTATCTTCGGGAGTTTTTATGAAGACAAAAGCAGAGATCTGTAAAAACTGGTTACCACGTTATACAGGAACAAAAATTGAGGACTTTGCAGATCATATTTTATTAACAAATTTTCAAACATATGTGAATCGTTTTGCAGAAATGACAGATTCAAAAGTCGTTGGCCTAGATAGAGCTATGCCAAATTCTACATGCAAAAAATCAAATGTATCCATTATTAATTTTGGAATGGGTTCAGCAAATGCAGCAACTATTATGGATTTATTAAGCGCACGAGCTCCTAAGTCGGTTTTGTTTTTGGGTAAATGTGGTGGTTTAAAGCATTCAACTGAAATTGGTCATTTTATTTTACCAATTGCAGCTATTCGAGGGGAAGGAACCTCAAACGATTATTTTCCTCCAGAAGTACCCGCGCTGCCTTCATTTAAGCTTCATAAATTTGTTTCACAAAAAATTGTTGAAGCAGGTCATGATTATCGAACAGGAGTCGTTTATACAACCAATCGAAGAGTATGGGAGCATGATCAGGCATTTTTAAAACATATGCACAGTATGAAATGCATTGCGATAGATATGGAAACAGCAACAATTCTAATGGTTGGTTTACATAACGAAATTGCAAGAGGTGCTTTGTTGGTTGTTTCTGATGTTCCTATCACCCCTGAAGGTGTTAAAACGGAAGCAGGAGATAAAAATATTTCTGCAAAATGGACTGATATTCATATTAAATTAGGCATAGATAGTTTAAAGGATCTGGAATCCAAAGGCGAGCCAATTAAACATTTCAAATATTAATTTATTATTTAAATTGTTTTGAATAAAATCAAAGATTAAAATATTTTAATCTTTGATTTTGTCATTGATTCAAAATTAATTACAAAATAGAATTCATATAAATTTTCTTTTTAAAGCTATAAGGAATTTTTGTATGGATAGACGCTTTTTTTTAAAAACGGCAGCTCTTTTACCACTTTCTTGTTACGCCGA from Silvanigrella paludirubra includes:
- a CDS encoding AMP nucleosidase, which encodes MKTKAEICKNWLPRYTGTKIEDFADHILLTNFQTYVNRFAEMTDSKVVGLDRAMPNSTCKKSNVSIINFGMGSANAATIMDLLSARAPKSVLFLGKCGGLKHSTEIGHFILPIAAIRGEGTSNDYFPPEVPALPSFKLHKFVSQKIVEAGHDYRTGVVYTTNRRVWEHDQAFLKHMHSMKCIAIDMETATILMVGLHNEIARGALLVVSDVPITPEGVKTEAGDKNISAKWTDIHIKLGIDSLKDLESKGEPIKHFKY